A genomic segment from Flavobacterium inviolabile encodes:
- a CDS encoding zinc-dependent metalloprotease has protein sequence MKKQLQLALLLLFSFSVGFSQSKNLWKPVDGNQLASSKKVNRSSFPRSYALYQLDLTTLKNNLAGAPVRGVFQGKSNLIIELPNADGILEHYRVMETPIMEPALAAKYPMIKSYAAQGIEDPTAVARFSVTQFGLHSMTMSGEKSTVYIDPYTEDRQHYIVYSRQSLNKENEDFTCLTDAGIKLPSLTNDKIVSPESALNTDDKKLRTYRLAQSCTAEYGNIFAGTGTDAQKKANIQAQMAITMTRVNGVYEKDLAITLVFIANNDLLIYFGSTTSDPWNGEYNVQTGVTIDANVGFGSYDIGHNFNTSGGGNAGCIGCVCSTNSNPNSGNHKGTGMTGRSNPTGDAFDIDYVAHEMGHQFGGYHVQSSSGCRSGSGLTEVEPGSGSSIMGYAGICAANVQANSDDYFAYVNIRDILNNVKSGVSSSCAQITNITNNPPTADAGRDYVIPKSTAFMLTGSGTDADGDALTYTWEQNDPQNPNTTAAPTPTRANGPMFRSVKGTGSPVRYMPSLNTVLAGNTANTWEVCPSIGRTLNFSLTVRDNKAGGGQTASDLMKVTVNGTAGPFLVSVPNTNVSWQAGTNQTVTWDVAGTTANGVNAAYVDIYLSTNGGTSFPTLLASKVPNDGSEIITVPNTPGTQNRIMVKGYDNIFYDLSNTNFTITAPGSTHTAAFNGVSGEQNKTICTGSNIAYSIAYTALGGFSGSTTFSVAGNPPGTTVTFSPASINANGTVTMTVSNTTAATPGFYTLAVTATSGATTKNVNYYLNLLNSNFGTMTLTAPANLAVGQNTTLNLTWTANSNATSYDVQVATDNAFTNIVSTGNTTTASYTVSGLAEATNYFWRVQPKNDACIGTYSSPFRFTTGQITCTTNASANVPLTISTTGAPTINSTLNIPSGGVISDVNITMNVTHTWINDLTATLISPTGTQVQLYSRPCSNADIQNIVATFDDAGTTVVCGTNPGISGTVMPTQTLSSFNGQNSTGTWTLRISDAFNEDGGVLNNWSLNICTISPLGTTESKLNNFVIYPNPNNGSFQVQFNPDASNTIEVHVFDISGRQIFKKDFQGTNLFNESINLQNTQSGIYLVTVKNGDRQETQKIIIR, from the coding sequence ATGAAAAAACAACTACAACTAGCATTACTATTGCTTTTTTCATTTTCCGTAGGTTTTTCCCAGTCGAAAAATTTATGGAAACCGGTAGACGGGAATCAGCTCGCCTCCAGCAAAAAAGTCAATCGTAGTTCTTTTCCAAGATCTTATGCTTTATACCAGCTGGATCTTACCACTTTAAAAAACAATTTAGCCGGAGCCCCGGTTAGGGGAGTCTTTCAGGGCAAATCCAATCTGATTATTGAATTGCCAAATGCGGACGGAATTCTGGAACATTACCGTGTGATGGAAACCCCGATCATGGAGCCGGCACTTGCCGCCAAATATCCGATGATAAAATCGTATGCCGCTCAGGGAATTGAAGATCCTACTGCGGTTGCCCGATTTTCGGTAACGCAATTCGGACTGCACAGCATGACCATGTCCGGAGAAAAAAGTACGGTTTACATTGATCCGTACACAGAGGACAGACAACATTATATCGTGTACAGCCGACAGTCCTTAAACAAGGAAAACGAAGACTTTACCTGTTTAACAGATGCGGGAATTAAACTGCCTTCTTTAACCAATGACAAAATTGTATCTCCGGAAAGCGCCCTTAATACAGACGACAAAAAGCTAAGAACATACCGTTTAGCACAATCGTGTACTGCCGAATACGGAAATATATTTGCCGGAACCGGAACCGATGCTCAGAAAAAAGCAAATATCCAGGCACAGATGGCCATTACCATGACCCGTGTGAACGGTGTTTATGAAAAAGATTTAGCGATTACTTTGGTATTCATTGCCAATAATGATTTACTGATCTATTTCGGAAGCACTACCAGCGACCCGTGGAACGGAGAATACAACGTTCAGACTGGGGTAACCATTGATGCTAATGTTGGCTTCGGAAGCTATGATATTGGCCACAACTTCAACACTTCCGGTGGTGGAAATGCGGGTTGTATCGGGTGTGTATGCAGCACCAACTCCAATCCAAACAGCGGAAACCACAAAGGAACCGGAATGACCGGAAGATCAAATCCAACAGGCGATGCTTTTGATATTGATTATGTTGCCCATGAAATGGGACACCAGTTTGGAGGCTACCACGTGCAAAGTAGTTCAGGCTGCCGTTCCGGAAGCGGTTTAACGGAAGTAGAGCCGGGATCCGGTTCTTCGATCATGGGTTATGCCGGGATTTGCGCTGCCAATGTACAGGCGAACAGTGATGATTATTTTGCTTATGTGAACATCCGTGATATCTTAAACAATGTAAAATCCGGTGTGAGCTCCAGCTGTGCCCAAATAACGAATATCACCAACAATCCACCAACAGCAGATGCCGGAAGGGATTATGTAATTCCAAAATCTACCGCTTTTATGCTTACGGGTTCCGGAACAGATGCCGATGGCGATGCCCTGACCTATACCTGGGAGCAAAACGATCCTCAGAATCCAAATACTACGGCTGCCCCGACACCTACAAGAGCTAACGGACCAATGTTCCGTTCGGTTAAAGGAACCGGCTCACCGGTGCGTTACATGCCGAGCTTAAATACTGTTTTAGCCGGTAATACGGCAAATACATGGGAAGTATGCCCTTCTATAGGCAGAACCTTAAATTTCTCTTTAACAGTAAGAGACAATAAAGCGGGCGGCGGACAAACGGCTTCCGACCTGATGAAAGTTACCGTAAACGGAACTGCCGGACCATTCCTGGTTAGCGTCCCAAACACAAATGTATCCTGGCAGGCCGGAACGAACCAGACAGTAACCTGGGATGTAGCCGGTACCACTGCCAACGGGGTAAATGCGGCTTATGTTGACATTTATTTATCTACAAATGGCGGAACTTCTTTTCCTACATTATTAGCCAGCAAAGTTCCTAATGACGGTTCGGAAATAATAACCGTTCCGAATACTCCGGGAACACAAAACAGAATAATGGTTAAAGGATATGACAATATTTTCTACGATCTATCCAACACCAATTTCACGATTACCGCACCTGGCAGCACACATACAGCTGCTTTCAACGGGGTATCAGGAGAGCAGAACAAAACAATCTGTACCGGCTCTAATATTGCCTACAGCATTGCATATACTGCTTTGGGAGGTTTCAGCGGAAGTACAACGTTTAGCGTAGCCGGAAATCCACCGGGAACAACGGTTACCTTTTCACCGGCTTCAATAAATGCCAACGGAACCGTTACAATGACCGTGAGCAATACTACAGCAGCCACTCCGGGCTTCTATACCTTAGCTGTAACGGCTACTTCCGGAGCTACTACTAAGAATGTTAACTACTATCTGAATCTTTTAAATTCTAATTTTGGTACGATGACTCTGACCGCACCGGCTAATTTAGCTGTCGGACAAAACACGACCCTGAATTTAACCTGGACAGCAAATAGCAATGCCACATCCTATGATGTACAGGTAGCTACCGATAATGCGTTCACGAACATTGTTAGCACCGGAAACACAACTACTGCCAGCTATACCGTATCGGGATTAGCAGAAGCGACTAATTATTTCTGGAGAGTACAGCCTAAAAACGATGCCTGCATTGGTACTTACAGCAGTCCGTTCAGGTTTACAACCGGACAGATAACCTGTACTACAAACGCATCAGCAAACGTTCCTTTAACGATCTCTACTACCGGCGCACCAACTATCAACTCCACCTTAAATATCCCTTCCGGGGGCGTTATTTCGGACGTAAACATTACGATGAATGTGACCCATACCTGGATTAATGATTTAACGGCAACTCTGATCAGTCCGACCGGAACACAGGTACAGTTATACAGCCGTCCGTGCAGCAATGCCGATATTCAAAACATCGTTGCTACTTTTGACGATGCCGGCACTACGGTTGTTTGCGGCACAAATCCGGGAATTTCCGGAACGGTTATGCCAACGCAGACACTATCTTCCTTTAATGGTCAGAATTCAACCGGCACATGGACCTTGCGGATTTCCGATGCCTTTAATGAAGACGGAGGTGTATTGAACAACTGGAGTTTAAACATTTGTACGATCAGCCCTCTTGGCACTACAGAAAGCAAATTAAACAACTTTGTGATCTATCCGAACCCGAACAACGGTTCTTTCCAGGTTCAGTTTAATCCGGATGCATCCAATACTATTGAAGTACATGTTTTTGATATCAGCGGCCGCCAGATTTTCAAAAAAGACTTCCAGGGAACGAATCTTTTTAACGAGTCTATCAATTTACAAAATACACAATCGGGTATTTATCTGGTAACGGTTAAAAATGGTGATCGCCAGGAAACGCAAAAAATAATAATCAGATAA
- a CDS encoding putative signal transducing protein produces the protein MGEKPLFRKIASFQYSSEAIIYKGRLESEGIAVFMRDNFTIDTDPLVSNAVGGVKLFVREEDFAAAEEILSEISKYSMTNEGALIKCPDCGAEKVQLLTVVDDARSIFSFVLSLLFLILPFYAKYKYKCDNCNFEFKK, from the coding sequence ATGGGTGAAAAACCATTGTTTAGGAAAATAGCAAGCTTTCAGTATTCATCGGAAGCAATCATCTATAAAGGCAGGCTGGAATCGGAAGGAATTGCAGTTTTTATGCGGGATAATTTTACGATTGATACCGATCCGCTCGTTAGTAATGCTGTTGGCGGTGTAAAACTGTTTGTCAGAGAAGAGGACTTTGCGGCAGCCGAAGAAATTCTGTCGGAGATTAGTAAATATTCGATGACGAATGAAGGAGCGCTGATTAAATGCCCGGATTGCGGGGCAGAAAAAGTGCAGCTGTTAACGGTAGTGGACGATGCCAGATCGATTTTCTCGTTTGTTTTGAGTCTGCTCTTTTTGATTTTGCCTTTTTATGCGAAGTATAAATATAAATGCGATAATTGTAATTTTGAATTTAAAAAATGA
- the glmS gene encoding glutamine--fructose-6-phosphate transaminase (isomerizing): MCGIVGYIGHREAYPVIVKGLKRLEYRGYDSAGVVLWDGEDLKLSKTKGKVSDLEARVATEITTNGTVGMGHTRWATHGVPNDVNSHPHLSNSGDLVIIHNGIIENYEPLKKELIKRGYVFKSDTDTEVLINLIEDVQKQENLKLGKAVQKALNQVVGAYAIAVFDKKKPNEIVVARLGSPLAIGIGEDEYFIASDASPFIEYTTNAIYLEDEEMAIVRLNKPMKVRKIKDDSLVDPYIQELQMNLEQIEKGGYDHFMLKEIYEQPSVIKDTYRGRLLANKGIIQMAGVEDNLEKFLNANRILIIACGTSWHAGLVAEYVLEEFARIPVEVEYASEFRYRNPIIYPNDVVIAISQSGETADTLAAIKLAKEKGAFVFGVCNVVGSSISRETHAGAYTHAGPEIGVASTKAFTTQITILTLIALRLAKAKGTMNNSDYQRYLLELELIPEKVEEALGSNEIAKTIAGIYKDAPNCLYLGRGYNFPVALEGALKLKEISYIHAEGYPAAEMKHGPIALIDEQMPVVVIAPKQNHYDKVVSNIQEIKARSGKIIAVVTKGDVQVKELADHIIEIPDTAEALTPILATIPLQLLSYHIAVMRNCNVDQPRNLAKSVTVE; this comes from the coding sequence ATGTGTGGTATTGTAGGTTATATAGGTCACAGAGAAGCTTATCCTGTGATCGTTAAAGGTCTTAAAAGACTTGAATACAGAGGTTATGATAGTGCCGGTGTTGTTTTGTGGGATGGAGAAGATTTGAAGCTTTCTAAAACAAAAGGAAAAGTTTCCGATTTAGAAGCGAGAGTGGCTACAGAAATAACAACTAACGGAACTGTTGGTATGGGGCACACCCGTTGGGCTACCCATGGTGTTCCAAACGATGTGAATTCGCATCCTCACCTTTCAAATTCAGGTGATTTGGTGATTATTCACAACGGTATTATAGAGAACTATGAGCCTCTTAAAAAAGAATTGATCAAGAGAGGTTATGTTTTTAAATCGGATACGGATACGGAGGTTTTAATTAACCTTATTGAAGATGTTCAGAAACAGGAAAATCTGAAACTGGGTAAAGCCGTACAAAAAGCTTTGAATCAGGTAGTAGGGGCGTATGCCATTGCAGTTTTTGATAAGAAAAAGCCAAATGAGATTGTAGTAGCCCGTTTGGGTAGCCCGTTGGCAATTGGTATTGGTGAAGACGAATACTTTATTGCTTCCGATGCTTCTCCGTTTATTGAGTATACTACGAATGCGATTTATTTGGAAGATGAAGAAATGGCTATTGTTCGTTTGAACAAGCCGATGAAAGTGCGTAAAATTAAAGATGACTCTTTAGTGGATCCTTATATTCAGGAACTTCAAATGAATTTGGAGCAGATTGAAAAAGGCGGTTACGATCACTTTATGTTAAAAGAAATTTATGAGCAGCCAAGTGTTATAAAAGATACTTACAGAGGTCGTTTACTGGCTAATAAAGGTATTATTCAAATGGCAGGTGTTGAGGATAATCTGGAGAAATTCCTGAACGCTAATAGAATTTTGATTATTGCGTGTGGTACTTCCTGGCATGCCGGTTTAGTGGCCGAGTATGTTTTGGAAGAATTTGCACGAATTCCTGTTGAAGTGGAATATGCTTCAGAATTCCGATACAGAAACCCGATTATCTATCCGAATGATGTCGTGATTGCTATTTCGCAATCCGGAGAAACAGCAGATACTTTGGCAGCTATTAAATTAGCAAAAGAAAAAGGAGCTTTTGTTTTCGGAGTGTGTAATGTTGTCGGGTCTTCTATTTCCCGTGAAACACATGCCGGAGCATATACGCATGCCGGACCGGAAATCGGGGTGGCTTCTACGAAAGCATTTACCACGCAAATCACGATTTTAACCTTAATCGCATTGCGTCTGGCTAAAGCAAAAGGAACAATGAATAATTCCGATTATCAGCGTTATTTGCTGGAATTGGAATTGATTCCGGAAAAAGTTGAAGAGGCATTAGGAAGTAATGAAATCGCAAAAACAATTGCGGGAATTTATAAAGATGCACCAAATTGTCTTTATTTGGGTAGAGGGTATAATTTCCCTGTAGCCCTGGAAGGTGCATTGAAATTAAAAGAAATTTCTTATATTCATGCTGAGGGTTATCCGGCGGCAGAAATGAAACACGGACCGATTGCGCTTATTGATGAGCAAATGCCGGTTGTGGTTATTGCGCCGAAACAAAATCACTATGATAAAGTAGTGAGTAATATCCAGGAGATTAAAGCAAGAAGCGGAAAAATTATAGCAGTAGTGACCAAGGGTGACGTTCAGGTTAAGGAACTGGCTGATCATATTATTGAGATTCCGGATACTGCCGAAGCGTTAACGCCTATATTGGCGACAATCCCTTTACAGTTATTGTCTTACCATATTGCAGTAATGCGTAATTGTAACGTGGATCAGCCGAGGAATCTGGCGAAATCGGTTACTGTAGAGTAA
- a CDS encoding aminotransferase class I/II-fold pyridoxal phosphate-dependent enzyme, translating into MKAFPSSLSARLQLRTEANSLRKLPGQHCPVDFSSNDYLGFSKSAVLFQEVHQFLTGRNIMANGATGSRLLSGNHILCEEVEQQIAAFHKAESALLFNSGYDANVGFLSSVPQRGDIILFDELSHASIRDGIQLSNARAYKFKHNDLEDLERLIIRFQENQPTIYIVTESVFSMDGDSPELEQMVLLAEQYNCYLVIDEAHALGVFGTNGAGLVQFLDLHERVFARIMTFGKGLGCHGAVVLGCKKLQEYLVNFSRSFIYTTALSPHAVATIGIAYGKLNEETALPEKLKENIIHFNQEKNLQSLKPLFIRSKSAIQSAVIPGNERVKSIAKQFEQRGFDVKAILSPTVPEGQERLRFCIHSYNSKEEISDVLRILKDLV; encoded by the coding sequence ATGAAAGCATTTCCCTCATCATTATCTGCCAGGCTGCAGTTAAGAACCGAAGCGAATTCACTGCGAAAGCTGCCCGGGCAACATTGTCCGGTTGATTTTTCATCGAATGATTATTTAGGATTTTCGAAATCAGCGGTGCTTTTTCAGGAAGTACACCAGTTTTTAACGGGCAGGAACATCATGGCAAACGGAGCAACCGGATCGCGATTGCTTTCCGGAAACCATATCCTTTGTGAAGAAGTGGAACAGCAAATTGCCGCATTCCATAAAGCGGAAAGTGCTTTGCTGTTTAATTCCGGCTATGATGCCAATGTTGGTTTTTTGAGTAGTGTGCCGCAAAGAGGCGACATCATTTTATTTGATGAACTGAGTCATGCTTCCATCCGGGACGGGATACAGCTTTCGAATGCCAGGGCTTATAAATTTAAGCATAACGACCTGGAAGACCTGGAACGGCTGATCATTCGGTTTCAGGAAAACCAACCGACTATTTATATCGTAACGGAAAGTGTTTTTTCGATGGATGGCGATTCGCCGGAATTGGAACAAATGGTACTGCTTGCGGAACAATATAATTGTTATTTAGTAATCGATGAAGCTCATGCTTTAGGCGTTTTTGGAACCAATGGGGCAGGGTTGGTCCAGTTTCTGGATTTGCACGAAAGGGTTTTTGCCCGGATCATGACTTTCGGGAAAGGACTGGGTTGCCATGGAGCCGTTGTACTGGGCTGTAAAAAGCTACAGGAATACCTGGTGAATTTTTCCCGAAGCTTTATTTACACGACAGCCTTGTCTCCGCATGCCGTGGCGACAATCGGGATTGCTTATGGCAAGCTGAATGAAGAAACGGCTTTGCCTGAAAAGCTGAAAGAGAATATTATTCATTTCAATCAGGAAAAGAATTTACAGAGCTTAAAACCCTTGTTTATCCGGAGTAAATCGGCGATTCAGTCGGCGGTTATTCCCGGGAATGAACGGGTTAAATCGATAGCAAAGCAATTTGAACAAAGAGGATTTGATGTTAAGGCCATTTTGTCGCCAACCGTTCCGGAAGGGCAGGAGCGTTTGCGCTTTTGCATTCACAGTTATAATTCGAAAGAAGAAATTTCGGATGTTTTAAGAATTTTAAAGGATTTAGTATAA
- a CDS encoding F0F1 ATP synthase subunit epsilon produces MIVEIVSPEATLFKGEVTSVAVPGVNGEFQMLNNHAPIVSLLGKGNIKIVGSGLKIAKEFAGKFNKINEQTYWLPINSGTVEMNDNKVIVLAD; encoded by the coding sequence ATGATTGTAGAAATAGTTTCACCCGAAGCCACTTTATTTAAAGGAGAAGTTACTTCTGTAGCTGTTCCGGGAGTAAATGGTGAGTTCCAAATGTTAAATAACCACGCGCCAATTGTGTCGTTATTGGGAAAAGGTAATATCAAAATCGTTGGCTCTGGTTTGAAAATTGCAAAAGAATTTGCAGGTAAATTCAACAAGATTAATGAGCAGACCTATTGGTTACCGATTAATTCAGGAACAGTAGAAATGAATGATAATAAAGTTATTGTTTTAGCTGACTAA
- the bioA gene encoding adenosylmethionine--8-amino-7-oxononanoate transaminase, which produces MENNYLQKADEKHLWHPYTQHKTAQPHIAITKGKGTLLWDENGKEYIDAIASWWVNPYGHSNTHIADAIYRQLTTLEHVLFGGFTHEPAIVLAEKLMKLLPDNQQKIFFSDNGSTAVEVAIKVALQFYYNKGEKRTKIIAFENAFHGDTFAAMAASGISFFTEAFQGAMIHVERIPVPTAGNEDRCFEAISKLIATKEFAGFIFEPLVQGAAGMVMYAPEQLDRLIKLCKENGVFTIADEVMTGFGKTGKNFACDYLQQQPDMMCLSKALTGGTIPMALTTFTAALFDGFYDEDVNKALFHGHTFTANPTGCAAALAGLELLESEAVKSGIKRINEQHLSFQKRIENHPRVKTTRILGVIFALEFIRDDADSYYGDFRNKLYAFFIEKGVIMRPVGNIVYILPPYVISAEELEKVYEIIAEALDKF; this is translated from the coding sequence GTGGAAAATAATTATTTGCAAAAAGCGGATGAAAAACACCTTTGGCATCCTTATACTCAGCATAAAACAGCACAACCTCATATAGCAATAACGAAAGGAAAAGGAACTTTATTATGGGATGAAAATGGTAAAGAATACATTGATGCCATTGCTTCCTGGTGGGTTAATCCATACGGGCATTCGAATACTCATATTGCAGATGCCATTTACAGACAGCTTACAACCTTAGAACATGTTTTGTTTGGCGGATTTACACACGAACCTGCCATAGTGCTTGCGGAGAAGTTAATGAAGCTGCTTCCGGATAATCAACAGAAAATATTTTTCTCCGATAACGGTTCGACCGCGGTTGAAGTAGCGATAAAAGTAGCCTTGCAGTTTTACTATAACAAAGGGGAAAAAAGAACGAAAATCATCGCTTTCGAAAATGCGTTTCACGGCGATACCTTTGCAGCGATGGCTGCCAGCGGGATTTCCTTTTTTACCGAGGCTTTTCAGGGTGCGATGATCCATGTGGAACGGATTCCGGTTCCGACAGCGGGCAATGAAGACCGCTGTTTTGAGGCGATCTCGAAATTAATTGCTACAAAAGAATTTGCCGGATTTATCTTTGAACCTTTGGTTCAGGGTGCGGCGGGAATGGTGATGTATGCACCGGAACAACTGGACCGGCTTATAAAATTGTGTAAGGAAAACGGCGTGTTTACAATAGCCGATGAAGTAATGACCGGTTTTGGAAAGACCGGTAAAAACTTTGCCTGCGATTACCTGCAACAGCAGCCGGATATGATGTGTTTGTCGAAAGCGCTTACCGGAGGAACGATCCCGATGGCACTAACGACTTTTACGGCAGCGCTTTTTGATGGTTTTTATGATGAAGATGTTAATAAAGCATTGTTTCACGGACATACTTTTACAGCTAATCCTACCGGATGTGCTGCGGCCCTTGCCGGTTTGGAATTATTGGAAAGCGAAGCGGTAAAGAGCGGCATTAAAAGAATTAATGAACAGCATTTGTCTTTTCAGAAGCGTATTGAAAATCACCCGAGAGTAAAAACGACCCGTATTCTGGGGGTTATTTTTGCCCTGGAATTTATAAGAGATGATGCCGATAGTTATTATGGTGATTTCAGGAATAAGCTGTATGCCTTTTTTATTGAAAAAGGGGTTATTATGCGTCCTGTAGGAAATATCGTTTATATTTTGCCGCCGTATGTTATTTCAGCGGAAGAACTGGAAAAAGTTTATGAAATTATAGCGGAAGCTTTGGATAAGTTTTAA
- the bioD gene encoding dethiobiotin synthase encodes MKLFVTGIGTDVGKTIASAILTEALEADYWKPVQAGDLDNSDSHKIKDKISNSKTHIFDNAYALNTPASPHLAAKIDGLTIDMATIKEPKTKNHLVIEGAGGVFVPLNDNDSIIDLIRSDYKVIVVSRHYLGSINHTLLTIEALKAKGLKVAGIIFNGAENTDTESLILNRTGINCIGRIDEEPYFDKNVVKEYAEVFRHALLELK; translated from the coding sequence ATGAAACTATTTGTAACAGGTATCGGGACTGATGTAGGGAAAACAATTGCTTCAGCCATACTAACCGAAGCGCTGGAAGCGGATTACTGGAAGCCGGTACAGGCCGGTGATCTGGATAACTCCGACAGTCATAAGATTAAGGATAAAATATCCAATTCCAAAACGCATATTTTTGATAATGCGTATGCTTTGAATACTCCGGCGAGTCCGCATCTTGCAGCGAAAATTGACGGGCTAACGATTGATATGGCAACGATAAAAGAGCCTAAAACCAAGAATCATCTGGTTATTGAAGGTGCCGGCGGTGTTTTTGTTCCGCTGAATGATAACGATAGTATTATCGATTTGATCCGGTCGGACTATAAAGTAATCGTGGTGTCGCGTCATTATCTGGGAAGTATCAATCATACTTTGCTGACGATAGAAGCTTTAAAAGCTAAAGGACTGAAAGTAGCCGGAATTATTTTTAACGGGGCAGAAAATACCGATACGGAATCGCTTATTTTAAACCGCACCGGAATTAACTGTATCGGTCGTATTGATGAAGAACCGTATTTTGATAAAAATGTGGTTAAGGAATATGCAGAGGTATTCCGGCATGCTTTACTGGAATTGAAATAA
- the atpD gene encoding F0F1 ATP synthase subunit beta, with protein sequence MSKGIGKVAQIIGPVVDVVFNTQNAELPKIYDSLEITKKDGSKLVLEVQSHIGEDTVRTISMDSTDGLSRGQEVVASGAPIQMPIGKDIYGRLFNVIGDAIDGLGDLPKEGENGLPIHRQAPKFEDLSTSSEVLFTGIKVIDLIEPYAKGGKIGLFGGAGVGKTVLIQELINNIAKGHGGLSVFAGVGERTREGNDLLREMLESGIIKYGDDFMHSMENGGWDLSKVDKAGMRESKATFVFGQMNEPPGARARVALSGLSIAEYFRDGAGEGQGKDVLFFVDNIFRFTQAGSEVSALLGRMPSAVGYQPTLATEMGAMQERITSTKKGSITSVQAVYVPADDLTDPAPATTFAHLDATTVLSRKIAELGIYPAVDPLDSTSRILTPQILGNDHYNCAQRVKEILQKYKQLQDIIAILGMEELSEEDKLAVSRARRVQRFLSQPFHVAEQFTGIPGVLVDIKDTIKGFNMIIDGELDHLPEAAFNLKGTIEDAIEAGQKMLAEA encoded by the coding sequence ATGTCTAAAGGAATAGGAAAAGTTGCACAGATTATCGGACCAGTGGTTGACGTAGTATTCAACACACAAAATGCCGAACTTCCAAAGATTTATGATTCATTAGAAATCACTAAAAAAGATGGTTCAAAATTAGTACTTGAAGTACAGTCTCACATTGGTGAAGATACAGTTCGTACTATCTCAATGGATTCAACAGATGGATTAAGTAGAGGTCAAGAAGTTGTGGCTTCTGGAGCTCCAATCCAAATGCCAATTGGGAAAGATATTTATGGACGTTTATTTAATGTAATCGGAGACGCTATTGACGGTCTTGGAGATTTGCCAAAAGAAGGTGAGAATGGTTTGCCAATTCACCGTCAGGCTCCAAAATTTGAAGATCTATCAACTTCGTCAGAAGTTTTATTTACAGGTATCAAAGTAATCGATTTGATCGAGCCTTATGCAAAAGGAGGTAAAATTGGATTGTTTGGTGGTGCCGGAGTAGGTAAAACAGTATTGATTCAGGAGTTAATTAACAATATTGCAAAAGGTCACGGTGGTCTTTCTGTATTCGCTGGAGTAGGAGAAAGAACACGTGAAGGAAATGACTTACTTCGTGAGATGTTAGAGTCAGGAATTATTAAATACGGTGATGATTTCATGCACTCTATGGAAAATGGAGGATGGGATTTATCTAAAGTAGATAAAGCCGGAATGAGAGAGTCTAAAGCTACTTTCGTTTTCGGTCAGATGAATGAGCCGCCAGGAGCTCGTGCACGTGTGGCATTATCAGGATTATCCATTGCGGAATATTTCCGTGACGGAGCTGGTGAAGGTCAGGGGAAAGACGTATTATTCTTCGTTGATAATATCTTCCGTTTTACACAAGCCGGTTCTGAGGTATCTGCGTTATTAGGACGTATGCCATCAGCGGTAGGGTATCAGCCAACATTAGCAACAGAAATGGGTGCGATGCAAGAGCGTATTACCTCAACTAAAAAAGGATCTATTACATCTGTACAGGCGGTTTACGTTCCTGCGGATGACTTAACGGATCCGGCACCTGCTACAACATTTGCCCACTTAGATGCTACAACAGTATTGTCTCGTAAAATTGCTGAGTTAGGTATTTATCCTGCAGTAGATCCATTGGATTCTACTTCCCGTATCCTTACACCGCAAATTTTAGGTAACGATCACTATAACTGTGCACAAAGAGTTAAAGAGATTTTACAGAAATACAAACAATTACAAGATATCATCGCGATCTTAGGTATGGAAGAGTTGTCTGAAGAAGATAAACTTGCTGTATCAAGAGCACGTCGTGTACAACGTTTCTTGTCTCAACCTTTCCACGTAGCGGAGCAGTTTACAGGTATCCCGGGGGTATTGGTTGATATTAAAGATACTATCAAAGGATTTAACATGATTATTGACGGTGAGTTAGATCACTTACCGGAAGCAGCTTTCAACTTAAAAGGTACCATCGAAGATGCTATCGAAGCTGGACAAAAAATGTTAGCTGAAGCGTAG